The window TTCGCAGCGTGTCTAGCGAGAAATGTTCCAAGCGCTTACGCGATGTCGGCAAGTGCGCAATGTGCCAGCCTTCAGGCTTGATTTTCCCGCGTCCGGGAATGAACACACGACTAAAGCCAAACGATGTTCCAGACTCCATCCGAGACGTCAAAAACGCATGGAACTTTGCAAACATGCCACTGCACTCCACGGGCGTGAGCTGCACTTCGTAGCCCTCCGGGCACGCAGCTCCATCGACCACGTCGATGTCCGTCCCCAAATGGTGACGGCTCGCCCCCGGCAATGCCGACCATGTGAGAATTGCATACATCAGTTCTTCTTCGTCTTTCGGGCGTTCCATCGGCTCGCCCTTTTCATTCAAGAGCTTGAGTTCGCCACGAGCCTTGCGGTTCCAAATCGAAAGTTGCTTTTCAAACGAGCGGTACGCCGATTCAATACGCAACTCAAAACCGTTCGCCTGGGCTTCGTTTGACAGAGCACGTAAATCATCCACAATTTCGCGGTCTACAAAGTATCCCGGCTGGAACTCCACCAAGTCCGGCGTTCCTAGGCCGTAGGGCAACAAATCCTGAGACAAGTCCGTCATTGAATCGTCCCTCCCATTTTTTCAATCAAGTCTTTCCACTGTTGCACCGTCGTTTTCTTCTTGGGTTTCGACTTTTTACCCAAAAGCGACTGCGCCAACGGAGCCGGGTTTGCATGAGTCCACGCAATCGCAAGCGCATCTGAAGCATCCAGCGGAAGCTCCCCGCCTACAATTCCCAAATGCGCAAAAATCATATTCGCCACATGTTCCTTCGAGGCGGCGCCATTGCCTGTCACAGCCTGCTTCACGACTTTTGGCGGGTATTCCTCGTACGTCATTCCGCGACGATGGCACGCCACAAGAATCGCCCCACGGATATGCCCAAGCACCAATGCGCTCTTCACGTTCTTTGCAAAGAACACGCCTTCCATCGCAAGCGCATCCGGGTGGTAATGATCCAGGCGTTTTTCGAGCTCCGTCACGATATGCACAAGCCTATCTTCGAGATTTTTAGTGGCGTTCGCATGGAACGTGCCATATTCCAGCACCTGAATTTGGTTGCCAGTCTTTTTCAAGAACGCATATCCGGTCGTAATCGAGCCCGGGTCAATACCAAGAATAACCATAATCCAAAAAATAGATAAAATTGCTTTTTTTTCAAAAAAAACGCATTTACGGGAGCGTACTTTATTAGATTTCTCTTATAGGAGGCCGCAATGCTGATTGATCAAGAACATGCAGAGTATATGAGAACTAAAGCTCACCCGAGGCAGTTGGGAATTCCCCTGAGCCGTTGGGGGCGTAACCTTATCGCCTGCTGTCCGTTCCACGCTCCAGAAGAAACATCGCTGTTTTTCTACGATGCGCTAGGTTACTGGCGCTATCGCTGTCTCCAATGCGGTGCAGAAGGCGACTTGGTCGATTTTTTGATGAAGAGCCGCTTCAACGGCATGGACGAGCAGACCGCCCGTTCCGAAGCCTTTGAATTCCTCGGCGCACTCGACAAGGACCTCGCGAACAACCAGGATAGCGAACACCCGTGGGTCAAGGAAGTCGGTGGCGAAAAATCCAAGGTCCTCGAATGCTTTGTGCGTTACTGCCACTGGGCTGCCTGCAAGAGCCCCTCTTCGGCAAAGTTCCTCGAAGCCCGCGGCTGGAGCATTGGCCAAGCCCAACTTTACGGTCTCGGTTACTACAGCGGCGACCCGGAACCGTTCATCAGCTACTGCATGCTCTCCGGCATCGAACGCCACCAGATCAGTTTTTACCTCGACAACCTCGAAGCGTACCACGAACCGCGAATTACCATTCCGGCCCGCAATTCCAAGGGATTTATCCATTCCGTTTACGGTAGACTCATCGACGATAACGAAAAGAGCCATACCTACATCACGTATGCTTCTGGTCCGACCGTCATTCCGTTCAACATCCAAGCCGATAGCGAAAACCCCATTATCGTACAGGGATTCTTTGACGCGCTCACCGCTGACCTCGCCGGCATCCCAGGCGTTGTCTCCACGATGTTCCAGGAACTGAACGTCAACCACCTGTACAAACTCAAGGCTTGCGGAGCCGAATCATTCACGGTCATCTTGCGCCGCGAAGAAGATCGCCGCAATCAGGAACTCAAGATCCAGAAGTACTTGAAACTCGCCGAACAGATGCACATGAGTCTCAAGTCCATTGTACTGCCGAAGGACGAATCCGTTGATACGTTTGTCCGCAAGAACGGTGCCGACCAGCTTATTGACCTCATCGCCAATACCGAAGTCGATACTATTCATTCGCACCGCCGCTCCATGCTGTTGCAGGACATCAAGGAAAACTTCGATACCGCAATGGCTTGTCCGCCAGACCAAAGCGTGGGCTACAAGCTCAGCACATTCCCGAAGCTCACCAAGGAAATCGACGGCGTTCAGTCGGGATGCTTCTTTGTATCGTCTCAGCCATTCGGCCTCAAGACATTCTTGCTTTCGAGCCTTACGCTCGACCTTATCGAGAGCAACCCGAACCTCAAGGTCATTTACGTCGCTTATGAAACGCCGCGCCGCCAAATCTTTGACCGCCTTGTTTCCATGATTATCGGCGAATCGATTTTGAACGTCCGCAAGCAGAATGCAGACAACGAAATCAACAAAAAGATTACGGAAGCAACGCGCGACCTGATGGCTTACGTACGCAACAATCGTCTCGAAATTTGGGACGACATGCCTTCGCTCGACTTTAACGACTTGCTCAAGACACTTAGCCAGGAACTCAAGGACCATCCGGACTTGATTCTCGTGATTGACGGTATCGACCACATGAAGATTACCGACCGCCCGGAACTCCCGGACATCCACGAGAAGCGTTCGTCCATCATGCTCGACTTGTACAAGGCTCTCGACATCCCGATATTCCTCGGTGGCGAACTCATCGATTCCAACATGGGACTCCTTGGCCCGCGTGCATACCTCCGCGATTCTGACGCCATTTACTGGCTTACCGAAAAGGATGGCGCATTGAATCTCTCCGTAGATTCCAAGCGCATGGGCACAAGCCGCGTGTACGAAGACAAGATTTTGATTGACCCACAATCTAGCCGCATGAAAGAAGCTTAATGTTTACCATTGTCGATTTTAACAACTTCTGGAGTCCGTCAGGAGGCGGAGTCCGCCGTTACCATTTGCAGAAAATGGCGTTTTACGAACGCCAAAATGAAGTCCTTTCCGTATTCGTGATGCCCTCGGCGAGCACTTATACAGAAAAGCGAAGCGATGGTTTAATTATCGAACATGTAGAAGCTTTCCGATTCCCTGGCAACTGGGAATACCGCTTTATGTGGAAGTCCAAACAGATTCGTCCGATTCTCGAGAAGTACAAGCCGGATGTGATTGAAGTGGGTTCACCCTACATTTTGCCCTCGGCCGTGCGCAGCATTGCAAAAAAAGTTGTTCCCAATGCGGCACTGTTCAGCTTTTGGCATGCCGACTTCCCCGTAACTTACGTGGGCCGACCCATCGCCAAAAAATTCGGCGCAAGCGTTGGCGTTCTTTCCCGCAAAATTGCTTTCTGGTACGCCAAACAGGAATTTAAAAACTACGATTGCGTACAAGCGTCTTCAAAAGAAGCGATGGCTCGCCTCAAGAAGAACGGACTCCCCGACCCGCGTTGGATTCCGCTCGGTTGTGACATTGATACATTCTCGCCAAGCCGCCGTGACGAAGCACTCGTGAACGAACTCAAGGATGGCGATCCGAACCGCCTCACGATATTCTTCCCGCACAGGCATTGCAACGAAAAAGGCATTGACCTTGTTCTTGGCGCTTACGACATCTTAGCGCAAAAACTCGGACACGAGCCCGCCATCGTCTTTGCAGGCACAGGTCCAAGTCTCCCGCTCGTGCAAGAAGCCGCCGCAAAATACAAGCACGTCAGCTATATCGGTTTTGTGAATTCCATCGACGAAATGGCTCGTTATTACGCAAGTGTCGACATGGGACTTGCACTCTCTGGCTGGGAAACTTTTGGACTTTCAATTCTAGAAAGCATGGCAAGCGGGAACGCACTCGTCGGAGCTGCCGCCGGGGCCGCATTCGAACACGTCACGGAATCGGGCGCAGGCACAATTCTCAAGGAACGCACGCCCGAAGCGTTGGCAGATGCGATTGTCGAGCTCTACCATTCCGACCTCACCGACAAGAAGATTAAAGCTCGTAAATACGCTGAAAAGTTCAGCTGGAATGATTGCTTCAAGCGCCAGCTCGATTTGTACAAAGAAATTTCTGGAAATAAGAAATGAAAAACTTTATACAGAAAATTGCCAAGTTCTTAGAGCCGTCCAAGAACTTGGTTTTAATCTCGCTCGCATTCTGGGTCACGCACATTTTGCTGCGCGTTATGCTCTTGTTCCGCAGCAACCCTTACGGATTCCCGTTTGTATCTAAGCCAGACTGGTTCATTTTCCACGCAGTTTGCATCGACTTTATGTGGATTTGCAATGCGCTCGTGGTGTTTATGATTCTCGGCGGGATCGCCGCAAAGTTTAATAAAACAAAAGTCACGACAATTGCCTACACGGTTTTTCATAGCGTCATTCTGCTCTTTACGCTCCTCGATAACGAAGTGATGCGTTTCCTCGGCGGACATTTAAGCTTTGGGCTTATGGACACGTACAAAGACACTTCGTCCATCGCCATGTTCTACGACTACGTGGCAAACGACTTGTCCGTTCCGTACTTGCAGTTCGTCGTACTTGTGCTGATGCTCCCGCTGACCTATAGTCTTTACAAACTCTTGTACAAGCATTACCACACGCCTGACGGACTGCGCATGAAAAAGTCCGTCATTGCGATGGTCATTTTCTACATCGCTTCGTATCTGTTCGTTTATTTTATCTGGACTGGAAACGCCCGCATGGCAAAGCTCCGTCCAGTCGTATCGCTCGTCTACAACGATTTATTTGTCACGAAAAAAGTTGCAGGTCTTACAGAAAAAGAGCTTGCCACCTACCGAACCTCCTACCAGAATTTGTGGCAACGCGTTGAAGGCGATAGCCTTTGGAAATTCTCGGACGCCAAGGAAGGCCACGGTCTCCCGCTTTACCGAGTCCCAACCGCAGAACTCCAGAACAGCGAAAAACTTGCCGTCCAACGCAAAATGAAGCCGAACTTTATCCTCGTGCTTATGGAATCGCATCGCGGGCTCAACACGGGCTACATGAATCCGCAGATTCAGCCCTCGCCCACGCCGTTCCTCGATTCGCTCGCCGCCAATTCACACGTGTGGATGCGCATGCACACCAGCGGCGTTCCGACCACAGGCGGCGTCCTTTCGACGCACCTCGGCATCCCGCACCACTCCAGACTCGCGCAAGCCACCGATCTTGCACATGTGACACTCCCGAGTTTCGTCTCGGTGCTAACCGAGAATGGCTACAGCACGCATTACATGTCTGCCGCAGACCCCGCCTGGGATAACCTTGGCGTCTGGATGGCAAAATGGTACACCGCCGAACATTACAATCGCGAACGCGAAGACGATTCGACCTTCATGGACCACGCCGCAGAATTCGTACGCGACACACTCTCCAAGGGAGGCAAGCCGTTCCTCGCCACGCTAATGACGCGCTCCAATCATTACCCGTTCAACTTTGCAGCCGGCATGACCGAAGAAGAAAAAGCGCGCCCGTTGCAGGAACGCATCAACGTCACGATGAATTACGCCGACAGGCAGCTCGCCCGATTCATCCGCGCCATCCAAAACGAAGAATGGTACAAGAACACCTACGTCATTATCATGGCTGACCACGGATTCCCCTTGGGTGAAAACGGCGTTTCGACCATGAACGGCGGCGGATTCTCGAACATCAGCTGGATTCCGTTCTTTATCCACGGCAAAGGACTCGACGCAACACGCGACACGACGACAGCCGCTCAAATCGACATCGCCCCCACCGTGCTTGAACTCGCTGGCTACGCGGTTCCGAACATTTTCATGGGACACAACTTGCTGCGCGACACAGAAACCATTTTCAATGCAGATAGCACGAGCGTTAAAAAGGAACGCGCAGGACTCTCGCTAGGCGCTTACTCGGGCTACTCCGCACTCGGTCTCGATAACTACCGCGTCGTCTCAAAGACCGCTAGCAACGACGAAGTCTATCTCTTTAACGATGGAGACATGCGCCAGGAACACGACCTCGCCAAAACAGAAGCCGAACGCACTGCAAAAATGCACGCTACGCTCGACACGCTCATCAAGATTTCGGATTACTCACTCGAACACGGGCTGTAATTCACAAAACGCGCGCATTAAATGCGCGCAGACCTTAACACAAAAAAGACTCGTCAATGACGAGTCTTTTTAGTCGGGATGACTGAATTCGAATCAGCGACCTCTTGAACCCCATTCAAGCGCTCTACCAGGCTGAGCTACATCCCGAGGTCTCTTACAAGAGTATGCCAAAGTTAGTTAAACCACGATATTTTTTCAAGGCAAGCTGCCGAAAAAAGCAATAATTAGCCCATTCCGGCAGTTCTAGTCCTTTCTAAAATATCACTAGTCCTTCCAGTAGCCAATAATCAGCACTTCGGGCGTTGCCTTCGGGAATTTTTTACTCTTGAAGCCCACAATCTTGCGGATGCTCTTTTGCTTGAGTTCCCAGCCTGTGCGTGTAAGCCCAGAAGTCGAAAGCGTGACCTTGATGCCAGGCACCTTACCGCCTTCCTTGATCTTGCCCATGTCATCAACATTGAGCATCACGTTCTTGGTCTTGAGTTTAAAATCCTTCTGGGAGTTTTCGTCAAGCGCCAGGTCCGGGCGCGTCTTCTTGTCCGTACCCCAAACGTAGAACGTCCATTCACGCTTTTCGTTTGCGGCATAATAGCCCGTATCAAAGAGCTTTTCGCCAAAGAAAATCGGATTTTTCACATAGCCGTCGAGCTGTGCGGCATACGACTTACCCTGATTATCGACCATCACCACAACCGGGTTGATTTGGCCGTCCATGCCCGCAAAATCCATATCGAATTCAATCGTCACCGGAGCATTCGGCGCAATTTTCGTCGGATACTTGAAGTTCGACATGCCAATGCCCTGACCCATCACAGTTTCAAGGACAATTTCTTTATTTGTAATATTTGCACCCTTGATAACGATATGGCGCACATCGCCCTGATCCGCATAACCAATCGGGTACGGGTCCGGCACAAAACGGATAATATCTTCAGCCATGACAGTCGCCGAAAAAGCGAGAGCCGCTGCAAAAACAGATTTAAAAATTTTAGACATCATAAAATGAATATAGTAAATAGTTGTTCGTTATTAGTCATTTGCGTTTCAAACGATCCTGACACACATACAGAGCCTCTTCATGGCATTGCGCTTCGACATCGGGATTCTGCGCATTCACATACCTGCTGAGGCAAGAATCGTATTTTTCTTGATCAAGGCATTTTGCATTTTTCTGATTCATCGAGTCACCATCCGTCGGTCCGTACCATTCCTCGGCGCAATGATCTGTAGACGCACAACTACACGCCAACAAGAACGTGCACGAAAACGCAAGTACAGCCAAGATACAAAACCGATGGAAATGCATAGCTTGAATATATAAAATTTCTAAATTTGGCGCCATGACTTCACTCGACGAAATCAAGGCTCTCATCGCGCAAAAAGAACTGTTCATTTTTGATTTGGACGGCACGCTGTTCAATACGCTTGGCGATTTGGCACCAGCCGTAAACTACGCGATGACGCAATTCGGCCTGCACACGCATTCAAACGACGACGTGCGCACATTCATCGGAAACGGTTCCATGAACTTGATCCGTCGAGCAGTCGCTGCAAATTTCATTCCCGTCGCAAGCACCCGCGACATGGCAAAAGTCGCCGAAACGCTCGCTCGCGAAAACTACAGCGAAGAGAAAATCAAAGAAATCCATAAAGTTTATTCAGATTTTTACTGGGAGCATTGTACTGAAAATACGGAACCATACGAAGGCGTTATAGAACTCGTGCAACGAATCGCCACAAACAATCGCTATGGGGATTGCAAGACAAGTAATGGAAACTGCGCCGAGACAAGATGCGCAGCTATGCTCACAAACAAGCCGGTCGCTCCCGCGCAAAAGATTCTCAAAAAATTCAGTCTTGAAAATTCTTTCGCCACATACCTCTGCGGCGACACCACGCCCGAACGCAAGCCAAGCCCCGCCGGCATTAACGAGATTCTCCGCCAGACAGGAATCGCCCCCGAAAAAGCGATTATGATTGGAGACGACACTCCCGACGTTCTAGCCGCAAAGAACGCAGGCATTGACTGTATCACGCTTTTCGAAGGCTTCGGCAAAGCAGAAAACTTGCTTCCGCTTGAGCCCCGCTACACCGCAGGCCACATCAAAGACTTCGCCGAGTTCATTTAACCGCAGAAGGCACCTCCCAATTTTCTATCTTTTTGATAGTTATGTCCTATTTCGACTACACGGCAAACACCCCGGCATGCGAAGAAGCCTTGCAACGATTCTGCGAAGTTGAACGCAGGTTTACCGGCAACGCCAATTCGAATCACGAAGCAGGACATGCAGCAAAAGCTTTCCTCGCCCAAGTGACCGATTCCATCGCGAAACTTTTGGACGTAAACCCCGACGAAATCATTTACACCTCGGGCGCAAGCGAAAGCAACAACACCGCCATCCGCGGCATCGTCCAGGCCAAGCGCCATGTGGGCAAGCACATCATCACGAACCCGCTGGAACATTCTTCGGTAAGCGCCACGCTCACGGCTCTGCAAGAAGCAGGCTACGAAATCGATATGGTAAAAATCGGTACCGACGGGAAAATCGACCTGGAAGACTTACGCAGCCTGCTCCGTAAAGATACGGTGCTCGTAACAGTGAATGCAGTCGATAGCGAACTCGGGACCGTGCAGCCGCTGGAATCCATCAACAAGATTGTCCGCGAGTTCCCGAACTGCAGCCTTCACGTGGATGCAACGCAGGCCATCGGGAAAACGCCCATAAACCTGAATTTGTCAGACACGGCAAGCATCGGCGCGCACAAGTTCTACGGGCTTTCGGGCAGCGGGCTTTTGTACAAAAAAAGCGGAATCGCCATGGAACCGCTCATTTACGGCGGCGCCAGCACCACCATTTACCGCAGCGGCACCCCGACACTCGCGTTGGACGCATCCCTCGAAACGGCACTGTCGCTTGCCGTGGAGCATTTCGAAGAGCGATTTGCCCGCGTCAAGGAACTGCGAACGATTTTGCAAGAAAAACTCTGCGGCTATCCGAAAGTCCGCATCAATTCCCCCGCAGACGCTGTTCCGCACATTTTGAACCTGAGTGTCGCGGGAGCCCGCGGGAACATTTTCCAGAAAGCTCTTTCGGACAAAGGAATTTACGTGTCGGTCAAGTCCGCCTGCAGCGTAGATGCGCTCCCCTCCCGCGCCGTTTTTGCCGTCAGCCGCGACCGCAAAAATGCTTTGAACTCCTGGCGTATAAGCCTTTCGCACCTCACCACCGAAAAAGAAATCGACGAATTCATGGCCGCATTCGACAGCTGCTACAAGGAACTTTGCAAATAAACGCAAAAAAGGTAATGAAAATGGCAAGAGAACTTTCATTTGTCCAAAGCGTAGAACGGAGCATTTCGAAAACATACCGCGAAAGGCTCTGGACGCCATTCATTACCGCCATCAAGAACTACAAGCTCATCGAAGAAGGCGACAAAATCGCCGTCTGCATCTCTGGCGGCAAGGATTCCATGCTCATGGCGAAGCTCATCCAGATGCTTCACCGCCACAGCGACGTGAAATTTGACGTGGAATACCTGGTGATGGACCCCGGTTACAACGAAATCAACCGCCAGAAAATCGAAAGCAATGCGAAGCTTCTGGAAATCCCCATCACCGTTTTCGAGACGAACATTTTCGACGTGGCGAACAACACCGAACGTTCCCCCTGCTACGTCTGCGCCAAGATGCGCCGTGGCCACCTCTACCACAAGGCAAAGGACCTGGGCTGCAATAAAATTGCGCTAGGTCACCACCTCTCCGACGTCATCGAGACCACCGTCATGGCGATGTTCTACGGCTCGCAACTGCAGGGCATGATGCCCAAGCTCCACAGCCTGAATTTCGGCGGCATGGAACTCATCCGCCCCATGTATTGCATCAACGAGCAAGACATTATCAACTGGAAAAACTACAACGGGCTGCAGTTTATCCAGTGCGCCTGTCGCTTTACCGAAAGCTGCACCGTCTGCGACAACGGCGGTGGTGGAAGCAAGCGTCAAGAAATCAAGGCGCTCATCAAACGCCTCAAGCGCGAAAACCCGAATATTGAAAAGAGCATCTTCAACAGCCTGCACTCCGTCTGCATCGAGACATTCCCCGGATTCAAGGCCGGCGGTGAACCGCATTCTTTCCTAGAAGATTACGAAAATCGCGAACCGCAAAAAGGATAGAACTTCACGACAAGCTACTTGTTCTTTATTGAAGACGAATCATCAAACATCGATGGTTGCGGAAGCATCATGTAAAATGAAATCGGGAACGAGAATGTCGCCCCGTTTTTCGATTTCGGAAACACCCAATGGCTGACAGATTCCTTGACATCTTCATTAATAGCGCTAAAGGGGCTATTTTCGGCAATTGTAGTCGATTTAATTTGAACATTTTCAACATCGCCGCTTGAAGCAATTTTCAAAGTCAAGACTATTCTTCCTTCAAATTCACTTGCTAAATCTGATCGACGCCTTACATTCTTATCGAAGATAAAGCGTAAACCATGAACTCGTTGGCGATAAACCTTTAAAAAAGTCTGAACATCAATATCACGACCTTCAACGACAACGTTTTTTGCAGACAAAGGCTTAATACGGCATCTAGGGACCACCTTGCCATCACCCCCTTTGTGAACAACATCCGGAAGGACACCATAAAGAGCCACAGTTTGATTTTGCATAAATCCACCCAAGTCGGGTTTTAGCGTTTTTACAGGAATACTATCACGATAAATTTTAGAGAGTTCACCCTTTTTCAACTTTATCGGATTAACAATCGACTTTGTATCTGATTTAGGATCCTCCGCCTTTTTATCAGAATCGTTACAAGCCGCCCACAACGTTGCAGCGGTCATCAAAGCGATTTTGCCAAGAAATTTGCTAAAGTTTTTTGCCATACATCATAAATAACAAAATTATCTACTTCAGTCGTTCTTTCAGCGCTTCGATTTCGCTCTTTTCCATCCCGAGCGCAAGCAAATACTTTTCTGTAGCGGACGCTAAATCTGCATTTTCGAAATCAGAGATGTCAACACCAGCCGTTTTGAACGAATTCTGCATAAGTCTTACAATAATCGCCTGAAGCAGCTCAACCTGCTTTGTTGTTAAATCAACATGTTTACCATCGACCACGTTATAAAAATTCTTGTGAGTCGTGGCGTAATCCGCCTTGATTTCACCAGCGGTTGCCCCCATCAGCGCTTCGAGCACAGCAATCGTAAATCCAGTTCGGTCCATACCATACGTGCAATGCACTAGATACGGGCCGTCATGCTCTATCATATAGCGCAAGCCTTTGACAAGCCCTTCCTTGAACGGCGAATTCGCAAAAGCAGGTTCCACATTAAGATAAACCACATTCTGCGTTGCATAATAAGAATCTGCAAAGCCTTTGTATTCTTCGGCATATTGTAATTCATCTGCAAGGTTCACAAAAGTCTTGACGCCAGCCACTTTCGCCAATGAATCCGCAATGGCATTGCGATAAATCGCAGGATCAATCGGACTTGAAGATCGATAAAGCACCCCCTCGCCCATTCCGGTTGTATGCACCATTCTAAAATTCGCAAACTCCTCAATAGACAAATCAGGATAAGCCCCCGGATAATTCGCAATTGAAAGCGACTTCAAATTTTCAAGATGGTCAACATAGCCACCCTTTTCCTTCATCTGCACAACAACATCTATCGGGAATTTCAAATCGCGCCCGAGACCAACGACCTCAGCCATTTGGCCGTAACGAGCCTCAAGCTTGATATAGTTCAACCCCTCGGAGACATACAAAAAGAATTCACCAGGAAAAACATATCCGTAACCCGCAACTACAGGAACATCCACCGTATCGTACCCCGCAATCATCACCGTCACGACATCGCCATAATCAAACTTTGTCAGGAACGAATCCGCAACAACGTCAAGTTTCACACCCCCAAATGCAAATATTTCAAGCGTATCCTCCATAACAGTCGTTGAAATCGAAACTAACCCATCCGCGGAAGAGCTCGATGCAACAACAGACGAGGACAACGCGTAATCCGAAGAACTTGATTCTTCAATGGCAGCGCAACTTTCGCCACCTATAGGATTCACCGAAGTCGTGTCAAAGTGGTCGTCGCTACAAGCGGCAAAAAGCAGCGCAAAGGCTAGCGCGCAAAACGCCGCCATCTTTTTATCTAAAGCTTTAACCCAAAAACCAACCATAATTTAAATCTATTTCTTAAGTTTCTAATTTGCGGAACTTTTTAACATTCAAACAAATTAAAACAGAAATGGTCGCCCCGATAAGGCACATGAACATATCTGTCTGCGTATCCCAAATGTAACCTTGCGTTCCCAAGAACGCTTCCGTATCCGTCGGATTACTGAGCGATGCTAGCCACTCAATAATTTCATAAAGCGCAGAAATTGCCTCGGCCACGCACACCGACAAAAATCCCGTCCAGCCCGCCGTCTTGATCGGAGTCGTGCGGCGCAAAAGTTCAATCATCACAAGTGCAGGAGTAACGCCCTGCATCAAATGCCCAATTTTATCGTAGTTGTTGCGCATAAAACCGAACCAATCTTCCATCCAGAATCCAAGCGGAACCTTCGCATACGAATAGTGCGCCCCCACCAAAAGCACCGCCATGTGGAGCGCCATTACCACGTAAAGATACGTGGGCATCCTGAACTTTTTGTAGGTAAATACAAGGACCAACAGCCCGACAATCGCGGGAGCCGCTTCAAGAATCCAAGTGAGGTAAGTATCTTCGACTCCGATAACAGACCAAATCGTCGTCAGGAGAACAAAAGCAAGCAAGAATAAATGAGATTTTGCAATATTATTCATGCTTAGAAAATACAAATTTTTATTTAGACGGTGCGAAGGCTAGGCTTATTCATAAAAACGAATGGGGATATAAACAACAGTCGTCCCTGATTTAACCTTAGGGAACGTCCATTGACTTACAGCTTTTCTTATCTCTTCATCAAATTCTTTAACACCCGTAGTCGATCCCTTTATTGACGATTTTTTTACTCTTCCATCAGCAGCAATCGTTAACTTTAAAGTAATTACGCCATCAAATGTATTATTTGGATTTTTCTTGATGAATTTTCTGTATATGTGCTTTAGGCCGGGACTTCTTTGTTGAAAAACACGTTTAACTCTAGAAACCATATCTTGATTAACAGTTTGTTTGTCTGCGAATTCAATATTTTTATAAAGAACTTTCAGAGTCCATTTAGACGGAAACACATTCGAATTACCCAATAACGATTGAAGAATAGACCTACCATCTACAGAAGAATTTCCAGTACCATCATTAAATCCAACTTTAAAGTCATCTTTAGAGCCAAGACGAGGACGTGGTTTATACCTATCTACAATAACACCATAATAACACATAACAGAGCCCAAATCTGATCTAGCTTTCAAAATCGAATCACGATTTTTTGCAAAAATCATAAGAGCATTTTGATATACGTCTTTCTTTTTTTCTACATCATTCCATTCAATCGGGAAATAAGCCTTCATCAAGCTATCTATAGTCCGCTGCTTTTCAAGCAGTTTCGCGGAATCCAGCAATACGACTGTTTGGGCGTTCGCATCAAGTGAATCTTTGAGAATTTCACTCACAAGAGAATCGTCTTTTTCCGTTACATTCTGCAACGCCG of the Fibrobacter sp. UWB2 genome contains:
- a CDS encoding TonB family protein, which codes for MANFFSKYFSEIALMATAVLWAGCGNVDKDSKNEKSVSNGPVESSDSAALQNVTEKDDSLVSEILKDSLDANAQTVVLLDSAKLLEKQRTIDSLMKAYFPIEWNDVEKKKDVYQNALMIFAKNRDSILKARSDLGSVMCYYGVIVDRYKPRPRLGSKDDFKVGFNDGTGNSSVDGRSILQSLLGNSNVFPSKWTLKVLYKNIEFADKQTVNQDMVSRVKRVFQQRSPGLKHIYRKFIKKNPNNTFDGVITLKLTIAADGRVKKSSIKGSTTGVKEFDEEIRKAVSQWTFPKVKSGTTVVYIPIRFYE
- a CDS encoding DUF2238 domain-containing protein; this translates as MNNIAKSHLFLLAFVLLTTIWSVIGVEDTYLTWILEAAPAIVGLLVLVFTYKKFRMPTYLYVVMALHMAVLLVGAHYSYAKVPLGFWMEDWFGFMRNNYDKIGHLMQGVTPALVMIELLRRTTPIKTAGWTGFLSVCVAEAISALYEIIEWLASLSNPTDTEAFLGTQGYIWDTQTDMFMCLIGATISVLICLNVKKFRKLET